One window of the Candidatus Gracilibacteria bacterium genome contains the following:
- a CDS encoding endonuclease/exonuclease/phosphatase family protein, with amino-acid sequence MKILTWNCNGALRKKFGNLSEFNADLYIIQECENPAETKHKEYNDWAENYLWIGDTKNKGIGIFASKNLELRKLNWSNSFKDHNVKHFLPCSVNGTFDLLAVWNHSNNSPTFGYIGQLWKYIQVNKTHLNNSIIIGDLNSNAIWDKWDRWWNHSDVVNELKEIGIESFYHKYRSEEQGKETQPTFFLHRNKEKSYHIDYIFGGREFSNRLKKVEIGEINKWLQISDHLPMICEF; translated from the coding sequence TTGAAAATATTAACTTGGAATTGTAATGGAGCATTAAGAAAAAAATTCGGGAATCTTTCTGAATTTAACGCTGACTTATATATAATTCAAGAGTGTGAAAATCCTGCAGAAACCAAACATAAGGAATACAATGATTGGGCGGAAAATTATTTATGGATTGGAGATACAAAAAATAAAGGAATTGGAATTTTTGCTTCTAAAAATCTAGAATTAAGAAAACTAAATTGGTCGAATTCATTTAAAGACCATAATGTAAAACATTTTTTACCTTGTTCAGTAAATGGAACATTTGACTTATTAGCTGTATGGAATCATAGCAATAATTCACCAACTTTTGGTTACATCGGACAATTATGGAAATATATTCAAGTAAATAAAACACACTTGAACAATTCAATAATTATTGGAGACCTAAATAGCAATGCAATTTGGGACAAATGGGACAGATGGTGGAATCATTCAGACGTTGTGAACGAGCTAAAAGAAATTGGAATAGAAAGTTTTTATCATAAATACAGAAGTGAAGAACAAGGAAAAGAAACCCAACCGACTTTTTTCCTTCACAGAAATAAAGAAAAATCATATCATATTGACTATATTTTTGGTGGCAGAGAATTTTCAAACCGACTGAAAAAAGTTGAAATTGGAGAAATTAATAAATGGCTACAAATTAGTGATCATTTACCTATGATTTGTGAATTTTAG